The proteins below are encoded in one region of Bremerella sp. P1:
- a CDS encoding DUF1559 domain-containing protein, translating to MKHRLSGFTLVELLVVIAIIGVLIALLLPAVQQAREAARRIQCSNNLKQLGLAMHNYHDTFLQFPYAQYNDVRGNLSHPNRGTWYPTILPFVEQTALYDQLKPFFGNKSAPDWATLEIRSTIVDAMVCPSDPNGGKQGIQGLQGNYVVSAGSTDFSGGGKNLNGIFYVRSANDFADITDGTSNTLMFGEVLQSPAVLTGSERDLTANYFNGYDMEVAFSSYQGPNTTAPDVAYGGGCGSIPHSPCVDDSGQTAVTYARSMHPGGVQFTLADASVSFIAETVNISTYRNLGARNDGNPLGSY from the coding sequence ATGAAACATCGATTATCTGGATTCACGCTGGTCGAGTTGCTTGTTGTCATCGCGATCATTGGTGTACTGATTGCTTTGCTTTTGCCTGCAGTCCAACAAGCACGAGAAGCAGCGCGTCGCATTCAATGCAGCAATAACCTGAAACAGCTCGGCCTTGCAATGCATAACTACCACGATACTTTCCTGCAATTTCCCTATGCCCAGTACAACGACGTTCGAGGCAACCTGAGTCATCCCAATCGGGGCACATGGTATCCAACGATCTTGCCATTTGTTGAGCAAACGGCTCTGTATGATCAGCTCAAGCCCTTTTTTGGTAACAAGTCCGCTCCCGACTGGGCAACGCTTGAAATTCGCTCAACCATCGTCGATGCCATGGTCTGTCCTTCGGACCCCAACGGAGGCAAGCAAGGAATCCAAGGACTACAGGGCAACTACGTGGTCAGCGCCGGCTCTACGGACTTCTCTGGTGGTGGAAAGAACCTGAATGGAATTTTTTACGTGCGATCGGCCAACGACTTCGCGGATATTACGGACGGGACATCGAACACACTCATGTTTGGTGAAGTCCTTCAGTCGCCTGCTGTCTTGACCGGTTCCGAGCGAGACTTGACCGCGAATTACTTTAACGGCTACGACATGGAGGTCGCCTTTAGTTCTTATCAAGGGCCTAACACCACTGCTCCAGACGTTGCCTATGGCGGAGGATGTGGTTCTATCCCGCACTCGCCGTGCGTGGACGATTCGGGACAGACTGCCGTCACCTATGCCCGCAGTATGCACCCAGGAGGCGTTCAATTTACCTTGGCCGATGCCTCGGTAAGCTTTATTGCCGAGACGGTCAATATTTCCACATATCGGAACTTAGGCGCGCGAAACGATGGGAATCCACTTGGATCTTATTGA